In Anseongella ginsenosidimutans, one genomic interval encodes:
- a CDS encoding RagB/SusD family nutrient uptake outer membrane protein — protein MNTTGLTAENGASWRSFYNIVGQSNTLIKNIEQFAGENVPANIKQYAIAEARFMRGLAYSYLVQNWGPVPVIEDNSTLLQDTSIARNTIPSVWEFIMRDLRFAVQHMPETAPQEGRLTKWAAEGMLAKMFLARSGVGQSGSRNQADLDSAAWYAKHVIDNSGASLLPEYRDLFLMENNNNPESLFALQWVYNGGWGTNNSVQAYLAYGSEITGFGDGWGGDIGASLYILEKYEEADKRRKATFMLPASHYSYITQVPSGGEPQELRVPVNSTDEESRRYNSRVWVKKYVVGRPEDNDGKVQQQRTEINTYMLRLADVYLIYAEAVLGNNASTSDGEALQYYNAVRTRAGLDPKTSVTWEDIFNERLLEFAMEGQAWYEFTRLHYYDPQKAYTILSGQDRGFFRIYPDQIPDPNSWEIEIDEGSAQPRTYVVNAGNFYLPLPATELSRAPNLRKPPVPYDFGE, from the coding sequence ATGAACACTACCGGACTGACCGCCGAGAACGGAGCGTCCTGGAGGTCCTTTTATAATATAGTAGGGCAATCCAATACGCTGATAAAGAATATAGAACAGTTCGCCGGCGAAAATGTGCCGGCAAACATAAAACAGTATGCTATTGCCGAGGCGCGTTTTATGAGAGGCCTTGCCTATTCCTACCTGGTGCAGAACTGGGGCCCTGTGCCGGTTATCGAAGATAACTCAACCTTGCTGCAGGATACCAGCATTGCCAGGAATACCATACCAAGCGTCTGGGAATTTATTATGCGGGACCTGCGTTTTGCCGTTCAGCATATGCCGGAGACGGCGCCGCAGGAGGGGCGTTTAACGAAATGGGCGGCTGAAGGCATGCTGGCTAAAATGTTCCTGGCCCGATCCGGCGTGGGGCAGAGCGGCAGCCGGAACCAGGCGGACCTGGACAGCGCCGCCTGGTATGCAAAGCATGTGATCGATAACAGCGGGGCCAGCCTCCTGCCGGAATACCGCGACCTCTTCCTGATGGAGAACAATAACAATCCCGAAAGCCTGTTCGCTCTGCAATGGGTCTATAACGGCGGCTGGGGGACGAATAACAGCGTGCAGGCTTACCTGGCCTATGGCTCCGAAATAACTGGTTTCGGAGATGGCTGGGGAGGAGATATCGGCGCTTCCCTTTATATATTGGAAAAATACGAAGAAGCGGATAAACGAAGGAAGGCTACCTTTATGCTGCCGGCTTCTCATTATTCTTATATCACCCAGGTGCCCTCCGGGGGAGAGCCCCAGGAACTGCGGGTGCCGGTGAACAGCACCGATGAGGAAAGCCGGCGTTATAATTCCCGGGTCTGGGTAAAGAAGTATGTGGTTGGACGGCCGGAGGATAACGACGGCAAGGTGCAGCAGCAGCGTACCGAGATCAATACCTATATGCTGCGCCTGGCCGATGTTTACCTTATCTATGCGGAAGCGGTCTTAGGCAATAACGCTTCTACTTCCGATGGAGAGGCCTTACAATACTATAACGCGGTTCGGACCAGGGCCGGCCTGGATCCCAAAACCTCCGTCACCTGGGAAGATATTTTTAACGAGCGGTTGCTTGAATTTGCCATGGAAGGGCAAGCCTGGTATGAGTTCACCCGGCTGCACTATTATGATCCCCAGAAGGCCTATACTATTTTAAGCGGGCAGGACCGCGGGTTTTTCCGGATCTACCCCGATCAGATCCCGGATCCCAATTCCTGGGAGATTGAAATAGACGAAGGTTCGGCGCAGCCCAGGACCTATGTAGTGAATGCCGGTAATTTTTACCTTCCGCTTCCGGCCACAGAACTGTCAAGGGCGCCGAATCTGCGAAAGCCGCCGGTGCCTTATGATTTCGGGGAGTAA
- a CDS encoding HlyD family secretion protein, whose protein sequence is MKNKTILPVELVELTYEHYFGRMGARSQFVYLAVLLFIALVFAAMFVVKADVIVKGSGMLTAADERSWIKTPVSGRVAVVFAKENQPVKKGQVLFTMESAILEEEFSYLRERKRKLIRQEGDLRQLLTICREKSLELPVSLASPLYIQQFGLLKQEVRRAANQLQNAAAVFKRNEYLFKSQVLAAAEFDKYRYALEAARSGLQLVYEEQGGRWQAALNELNSEMRELVLRENKLNKEKEYYTIRAPAGGIVQQLQGVQEGSFFSQGEQVAQLSPDSGLLARILIPPADIGLLEEGMPVRLQVDAFNYQQWGMITGTVSDISEDVLLTQDRRPFFEVKCKLKKTALMLSNGYPGKLKRGMTLQARFLVTERTLFQLLHDNVDDWLDPYAQNKG, encoded by the coding sequence ATGAAAAACAAAACTATCTTACCTGTTGAGCTGGTTGAGCTTACCTATGAGCATTATTTCGGCCGAATGGGTGCCCGGTCACAGTTCGTTTACCTCGCCGTACTCTTGTTCATCGCCCTTGTTTTTGCCGCCATGTTTGTTGTAAAAGCGGACGTCATTGTAAAAGGGAGCGGAATGCTTACCGCAGCCGATGAAAGAAGCTGGATAAAGACTCCTGTTTCAGGTAGAGTGGCGGTTGTATTCGCAAAGGAAAACCAACCCGTTAAAAAGGGGCAGGTGCTTTTTACGATGGAATCAGCTATTCTGGAAGAGGAGTTTTCCTACCTGCGGGAAAGGAAAAGAAAGCTTATCCGGCAGGAGGGTGATCTCCGGCAATTACTAACTATTTGCCGTGAAAAGAGCCTTGAACTCCCGGTATCGCTCGCTTCCCCACTGTACATACAACAATTCGGACTTTTAAAGCAGGAGGTGCGCCGCGCAGCCAATCAGTTGCAAAATGCGGCCGCTGTTTTCAAACGTAACGAATACCTGTTTAAAAGCCAGGTCCTCGCCGCGGCTGAATTTGACAAATACCGCTATGCTTTGGAGGCAGCCCGTAGCGGGCTGCAGCTGGTTTATGAAGAGCAGGGCGGCCGGTGGCAGGCTGCGTTGAACGAACTGAACAGCGAAATGAGGGAATTAGTTTTAAGGGAAAATAAACTCAATAAAGAAAAGGAGTATTATACGATAAGGGCGCCGGCGGGCGGTATTGTGCAGCAGTTACAAGGTGTTCAGGAGGGTAGCTTCTTCAGCCAGGGGGAACAGGTGGCGCAGCTTTCTCCTGATTCGGGGCTGCTTGCCAGAATATTGATCCCTCCCGCGGATATCGGCCTTTTAGAGGAGGGAATGCCGGTCCGGTTACAGGTTGACGCATTTAACTATCAGCAATGGGGAATGATTACAGGAACTGTGTCAGACATTTCTGAAGATGTTTTGCTGACACAGGATCGCCGTCCCTTTTTCGAAGTAAAATGCAAATTGAAAAAAACTGCATTGATGCTGTCGAACGGCTACCCGGGCAAACTGAAAAGAGGAATGACGCTTCAGGCAAGATTCCTTGTGACAGAAAGAACTCTTTTTCAATTATTACACGATAACGTAGATGACTGGTTGGATCCATATGCGCAAAATAAAGGTTAA
- a CDS encoding AraC family transcriptional regulator produces the protein MINYYKYLPVNRDAVKWGLCVTAAGCGRIDLSDTYPHAGHPAHHYFDWKNGRVLQEYQLIYIPRGGGVFESESCPMTNIKEGAIIFLFPNEWHRYKPDAGTGWDEYWVGFTGGIMDNLVKNRFHEPTAPCLQIGINEQVVSIFDEIIEKTKQEKSGYQPLISGAVVHLLGLIHSISREHHFEDEQTIVENMVNKARILFRANVEQQISPEKIASELGLSYSWFRKTFKAYTGIAPGQYLIQLKIEKAKMLLSDPSKSVKEIAYNLNFDSSFYFSKLFKEKTGLPPEKYRKKIFPHLK, from the coding sequence ATGATCAATTATTATAAATATCTTCCGGTAAACCGGGATGCTGTAAAATGGGGATTATGTGTCACGGCTGCGGGCTGCGGGCGAATTGATCTCTCGGACACTTATCCCCACGCGGGCCATCCCGCCCATCATTATTTTGACTGGAAAAATGGCCGTGTCCTGCAGGAATACCAGTTGATTTACATTCCTCGCGGAGGCGGAGTCTTCGAATCGGAAAGCTGTCCTATGACAAATATTAAGGAAGGAGCTATTATCTTCCTTTTTCCTAACGAATGGCATCGCTATAAACCGGATGCCGGCACCGGTTGGGATGAATACTGGGTAGGCTTCACCGGCGGCATCATGGATAACCTCGTAAAAAACCGTTTCCATGAACCAACGGCCCCCTGCCTGCAGATCGGGATCAATGAGCAGGTGGTAAGTATTTTTGACGAGATCATAGAGAAAACAAAGCAGGAAAAATCCGGCTACCAGCCGCTAATCTCCGGCGCGGTGGTTCACCTGCTCGGGTTGATCCATTCCATTTCAAGAGAGCATCATTTCGAAGATGAGCAAACGATCGTGGAAAATATGGTCAATAAAGCCCGTATACTTTTCAGAGCGAACGTGGAACAGCAAATTTCTCCCGAAAAAATAGCCAGCGAACTGGGACTGAGTTATTCCTGGTTCAGAAAAACGTTCAAGGCGTACACCGGCATTGCGCCCGGGCAGTACCTTATTCAGCTGAAGATCGAAAAAGCGAAGATGCTGCTCTCCGACCCGTCTAAATCTGTGAAGGAAATCGCTTATAACCTCAACTTTGATTCCAGTTTTTACTTTTCAAAGTTATTCAAGGAAAAGACCGGCCTGCCGCCGGAAAAGTACAGGAAAAAGATATTCCCGCACCTCAAATAA
- a CDS encoding peptidase domain-containing ABC transporter, producing MRKIKVKQHDITDCAAACLASVAASYKLNLPLARIRQYASTDSKGTNVLGLIQAAERLGFSARGVKGPFESLDKIPLPAIAHVVVKGTLHHFVVVVKVSAQHLRIMDPADGGIHKISAEKFKEMWTGVLVLLLPAEKFKAGNEKVPVLGRFWHLLRPHRPVLLQVLFGALVYTLLGLSTSVFVQKIVDHVLPSGNRNLLNLMGVIMITLLLLQVFINHIKTVMTLKSGQQIDARLVLGYYRHLFRLPQRFFDTISSGEIISRINDAFRIRLFINEALVTCAVNIFILLFSFGLMFTYYWKLALVMLVAVPLYALIYHASNRANRKTQRQLMERSAELESQLVESLRAAGTIRRFGLQDFANTKMEGRFIRLLRTAYVSSLNSLWAGNSSGFVSSLFTIVLLWTGAGFVLQTWITPGELLSFYALFGYFTGPVISLIGMNRTIQDALIAAGRLFEIMDLDQEEKGQKMELTRGMAGPICFNNIKFRYGARASLFNGLNLCIPRAKITALVGESGSGKSTLSSLLQRVYPLESGNITIGDVDIHYFDVESLRRLIGVVPQQIHLFSGTVIENIALGEFEPDLQKVLSICGRLGMMEFIEKLPQGLHTEIGENGATLSGGQCQLLAIARAVYREPDVLILDEATSSLDTASEKYIRDAIFSLRKEGKTIIMIAHRLSTVCGADRIIVLDNGEIKETGVHRELLQQRGSYYRMWQLQTADMAED from the coding sequence ATGCGCAAAATAAAGGTTAAGCAGCACGATATTACGGATTGCGCCGCTGCCTGTCTTGCTTCCGTTGCGGCCAGTTATAAATTGAACCTGCCCCTGGCACGTATCCGCCAGTATGCATCTACGGACTCAAAGGGCACGAATGTGCTGGGATTAATTCAAGCGGCTGAACGGCTGGGTTTCTCTGCCAGAGGAGTGAAAGGGCCCTTTGAAAGCCTGGACAAAATTCCACTTCCCGCTATTGCCCACGTAGTCGTGAAAGGAACCTTGCATCATTTTGTTGTCGTAGTGAAGGTGTCCGCGCAGCATCTCAGGATTATGGACCCTGCCGACGGTGGCATTCACAAGATATCAGCGGAAAAGTTCAAAGAAATGTGGACGGGAGTGCTGGTACTGCTGCTGCCTGCGGAAAAATTTAAAGCCGGAAATGAAAAGGTTCCTGTACTAGGGCGCTTTTGGCACTTATTAAGGCCGCACCGGCCGGTACTGTTGCAGGTGCTGTTCGGAGCATTGGTTTATACGCTGCTCGGGCTTTCCACTTCTGTTTTTGTCCAGAAGATCGTGGATCATGTACTGCCGTCGGGTAATAGGAATCTGCTGAACCTGATGGGAGTGATCATGATCACCTTGCTGCTTTTACAGGTATTCATCAACCACATTAAGACGGTGATGACGCTTAAAAGCGGGCAGCAAATAGATGCAAGGCTGGTTCTGGGCTATTACAGGCATTTATTCAGGCTTCCGCAGCGATTTTTTGATACTATCAGCTCCGGTGAGATAATTTCCCGGATAAACGACGCTTTCCGGATCCGCCTCTTTATCAATGAGGCGCTGGTGACCTGCGCGGTCAATATTTTTATTCTCCTGTTCTCCTTTGGCCTGATGTTTACCTATTACTGGAAGCTGGCGCTGGTCATGCTTGTCGCGGTGCCGCTTTATGCTTTAATCTATCATGCGTCAAACAGGGCGAATAGAAAAACGCAGCGCCAGCTTATGGAGCGGAGTGCGGAGCTGGAAAGCCAATTGGTAGAATCCCTTCGTGCCGCCGGGACGATCAGGCGTTTCGGACTGCAGGACTTTGCGAATACCAAAATGGAGGGCCGATTTATCCGCTTACTGCGTACGGCTTACGTTTCCTCGCTGAACTCCCTGTGGGCAGGTAATTCTTCGGGATTTGTTTCTTCCCTGTTTACGATCGTATTGCTTTGGACAGGGGCGGGTTTTGTATTGCAAACCTGGATTACACCGGGAGAATTGCTTTCTTTCTATGCGCTTTTCGGGTACTTTACGGGGCCGGTTATCAGCCTGATCGGGATGAACCGCACCATACAGGACGCATTGATCGCCGCCGGAAGACTGTTCGAGATCATGGATCTGGACCAGGAAGAAAAAGGCCAGAAAATGGAACTGACCAGGGGAATGGCGGGTCCCATTTGCTTCAATAATATCAAATTCAGGTACGGCGCGCGGGCGAGCTTATTCAACGGCCTGAACCTTTGTATTCCCAGGGCAAAGATAACGGCTCTTGTTGGGGAAAGCGGTTCTGGAAAGAGTACGCTGTCGTCTTTGCTGCAGCGCGTTTATCCCCTTGAGTCTGGAAATATTACCATTGGCGATGTGGATATCCATTATTTTGATGTGGAAAGCCTGAGGCGCCTGATAGGGGTAGTGCCTCAGCAGATCCATCTATTTTCGGGGACGGTGATAGAAAACATCGCGCTTGGGGAATTTGAACCGGATCTGCAAAAAGTACTTTCAATCTGCGGCAGACTGGGAATGATGGAGTTTATAGAAAAGCTCCCGCAGGGTTTGCATACGGAAATCGGCGAAAACGGCGCGACCCTTTCCGGCGGTCAATGCCAGCTTCTTGCGATTGCAAGGGCGGTGTACAGGGAGCCTGATGTACTCATCCTGGACGAAGCAACTTCTTCCCTCGATACTGCGTCTGAAAAATATATCCGGGATGCCATATTTTCTCTTCGCAAAGAAGGAAAGACAATTATCATGATCGCGCACCGGTTGAGTACGGTCTGCGGAGCGGACAGGATCATTGTTTTGGATAACGGTGAGATCAAAGAAACAGGTGTTCACCGGGAGCTTCTTCAGCAAAGAGGCAGCTATTATCGTATGTGGCAACTGCAAACTGCTGATATGGCGGAGGATTAA
- a CDS encoding glycan-binding surface protein — translation MKRYILTFITALFILVSCEKEEEPISQGVPFIERVRLSDPATADSSLSSATLGSTLVIVGNNLGSVEAVFINNYRVGVNAAYATNNHLIVSVSDSVPTVATDPDVPNVIKVVNPFGEAVYQFQVLPPAPVVEQISNQYAGAGEPITLYGKYFYFVDSVLFPGDVYLTGDFASGSGGATLTVTIPPGFDPSGGGDLIVSTKSGNSQANRATRFYDGDGMVADFDTDGALVWPDNWGWGIPNANITSTAPGIQPIDGSFGLINMTLPPDWGWANEKVINLVNWGGEQIYPTVPPEKYDPGVPIADFDIRMEVAVSAAASLAGIELQVMYQNENNTELSANVSLTDFVRSTDGKWYTVSVPLNTLTNANSRMSTYDDLLKGNADGQHHLRVVLVNPTPAPVPVVFAVDNIRVVNAEAD, via the coding sequence ATGAAAAGATATATTTTAACATTCATTACCGCCTTGTTTATACTGGTTTCCTGTGAAAAGGAAGAAGAACCGATCAGTCAGGGCGTGCCCTTTATCGAACGGGTCAGGCTGAGCGATCCGGCCACCGCCGACAGTTCCCTGAGCAGCGCCACGCTCGGAAGCACCCTGGTGATCGTGGGCAACAATCTCGGAAGCGTGGAAGCGGTTTTCATCAACAATTACCGGGTGGGGGTTAATGCCGCCTACGCTACCAATAATCATTTGATAGTCAGTGTATCGGATAGCGTTCCTACCGTAGCGACAGATCCTGATGTGCCGAATGTGATCAAAGTGGTCAATCCTTTCGGGGAAGCGGTTTACCAGTTCCAGGTATTGCCGCCCGCTCCTGTCGTGGAACAGATCAGTAATCAATACGCAGGAGCAGGAGAACCCATCACCTTGTATGGCAAATATTTTTATTTCGTGGACTCGGTATTGTTCCCGGGTGATGTATATCTTACCGGGGACTTTGCCAGCGGCTCCGGCGGGGCCACGCTTACGGTTACCATTCCTCCCGGTTTTGACCCCTCCGGAGGCGGGGACCTCATTGTCAGTACGAAAAGCGGGAATTCACAGGCAAACCGGGCAACCCGGTTTTACGACGGGGACGGGATGGTGGCGGATTTTGATACCGATGGTGCCTTGGTATGGCCGGATAACTGGGGCTGGGGTATTCCAAATGCCAATATCACCAGTACCGCACCGGGGATCCAGCCAATTGACGGAAGCTTCGGCCTCATAAATATGACACTTCCGCCCGACTGGGGCTGGGCTAATGAAAAAGTCATTAACCTGGTAAATTGGGGAGGGGAGCAGATATATCCCACAGTTCCTCCGGAAAAGTATGATCCGGGAGTTCCGATCGCTGATTTTGATATCCGCATGGAGGTGGCGGTTTCTGCCGCTGCTTCCCTGGCGGGAATTGAATTGCAGGTAATGTACCAGAACGAAAACAATACAGAGTTATCGGCAAACGTTTCCTTAACGGATTTTGTACGAAGTACGGACGGAAAATGGTATACCGTTTCAGTTCCCCTGAATACTTTGACCAATGCTAATTCCCGGATGTCAACTTATGATGATCTGCTGAAGGGAAATGCGGATGGGCAGCATCATTTAAGAGTAGTCCTTGTTAACCCGACGCCGGCTCCGGTTCCTGTGGTATTTGCCGTCGACAATATAAGGGTCGTCAATGCGGAGGCCGATTAA
- a CDS encoding helix-turn-helix transcriptional regulator, giving the protein MKNEDYNSSRAIMRRIRLTREERRYSQEFMAGKMGISQEAYSRLELNETTPSVDRLLLMARILDIPAEELLFTSS; this is encoded by the coding sequence ATGAAAAACGAAGATTATAACTCAAGCAGGGCCATAATGCGCCGTATTCGTCTAACGAGAGAAGAGAGGCGTTACTCGCAGGAATTCATGGCAGGCAAAATGGGCATTTCCCAGGAAGCGTACAGCAGGCTGGAACTGAATGAAACAACACCTTCTGTCGACCGGCTGTTACTGATGGCGAGGATCCTTGATATCCCGGCCGAAGAATTGCTGTTTACCAGCTCCTGA
- a CDS encoding SMP-30/gluconolactonase/LRE family protein, translating to MKLRLKLMIILTFFSGAAGAQDVQLVLDAKATLGEGALWHPVEQKLYWVDIEGKQLHIYDPSTGEDRRLPTPGKIGTVVPVRTGEALVALQDGIYKMNTSTGEMDFLVNAEKDSAIRYNDGKCDPAGRFWVGTMAGHEEAALYRVDPDGRIHLLLDSVTCSNGIVWSADKKTMYYVDTPTMTVMAFGYDNATGNISHPRVAVKVPPGMGAPDGMTIDEDGKLWIAHWGGSCVARWDPLTGELLQKISVPGPHTTSCAFGGENLDILYITTARDGLSEEQLRDYPLSGGLFAVKPGVRGVPAEFFGEK from the coding sequence ATGAAACTCAGATTAAAATTAATGATCATTCTCACTTTTTTTTCCGGTGCAGCCGGGGCGCAGGACGTGCAGCTGGTACTGGATGCAAAAGCAACATTGGGCGAAGGGGCATTATGGCACCCGGTCGAACAAAAACTATATTGGGTAGATATCGAAGGGAAGCAGCTTCATATCTATGATCCTTCAACGGGCGAAGACCGCCGGCTGCCGACTCCGGGAAAGATAGGGACAGTAGTCCCGGTCCGTACGGGAGAAGCCCTGGTGGCATTGCAGGATGGTATATACAAGATGAATACCAGCACTGGCGAAATGGATTTCCTGGTAAATGCGGAAAAAGACTCCGCTATCAGGTATAACGATGGTAAATGCGATCCCGCCGGTCGCTTTTGGGTGGGCACGATGGCCGGGCACGAAGAGGCGGCCCTTTACCGGGTAGACCCCGATGGCCGGATTCACTTGCTGCTTGACAGCGTTACCTGCTCGAACGGCATCGTATGGTCGGCCGATAAAAAAACAATGTATTATGTGGATACGCCAACCATGACTGTAATGGCCTTCGGCTACGATAATGCTACGGGGAATATCAGCCATCCGCGGGTGGCCGTAAAAGTTCCTCCCGGAATGGGCGCTCCTGACGGAATGACTATTGATGAAGACGGAAAATTATGGATCGCCCACTGGGGCGGGAGTTGTGTCGCCAGGTGGGATCCGCTGACAGGGGAACTGCTGCAAAAGATAAGCGTGCCGGGGCCGCATACTACCTCCTGTGCATTCGGAGGTGAAAACCTGGACATTTTGTATATTACAACGGCCCGCGACGGCCTTAGCGAGGAACAGCTGCGGGATTACCCGCTCAGCGGAGGGCTGTTTGCCGTGAAGCCCGGTGTGCGCGGCGTTCCCGCCGAATTCTTCGGGGAGAAATAA
- a CDS encoding glycoside hydrolase family 9 protein has product MNRYETAGWYNCSILIAFLSGLTAFPVSAQRLAGEIRLNQTGFYPQAAKIAVVVEAEAPGRAVGATRAGQTTRAGQTTRAGSTISAGEADRFYITGPDLRDTVYTGLLDTSRSSANSAGSTRIADFSSLKKEGIFVLCIPGLGKSYPFEIRGEVHREIAKASLKGFYFQRTATTLLPEHAGKWARAGGHPDTAVLIHGASASSQRPEGLVISAPGGWYDAGDYNKYMVNSGITVGTLLSLYEDFPEYFIKQNLDIPESANSIPDLLDEVLWNLRWMLSMQDPHDGGVYHKLTAADFEGMVMPETAVSKRYVVQKSTAASLDFSAVMAQAARIFSDMEQELPGLSDSCLNAAVKAWEWALENPDSIYNQEEMNRKYDPDVHTGAYGDRYPEDEFIWAAAELFISTGEEKYYTIIEMFPDDELPLPSWSQVRLLGYYSLLRWEKKLSPVVKKDITKLKNRLTRLAGKWIAQAAAQPYGTVMGCSADDFAWGSNAVAANQGILLIQAYRADPDKKYLEYALANLDYLLGRNATGYSFLTGFGDKTPMHPHHRPSVADGVPEPVPGLLAGGPNAGMQDGCDYPSTLPGQAYIDSDCSYASNEIAINWNAPFVYLVSALEAILPLEEGKSF; this is encoded by the coding sequence ATGAACCGGTATGAAACGGCAGGATGGTATAACTGTTCAATCCTGATCGCTTTTCTTTCAGGGCTTACCGCATTCCCGGTGTCGGCTCAGCGGCTGGCCGGGGAAATACGTCTTAACCAAACGGGTTTTTACCCGCAGGCGGCTAAAATAGCGGTTGTAGTGGAAGCGGAAGCGCCCGGCCGGGCCGTTGGTGCAACCAGGGCTGGCCAGACAACCAGGGCTGGCCAGACAACCAGGGCTGGCAGTACAATCAGCGCCGGCGAAGCGGACAGGTTTTATATCACCGGGCCAGACCTCCGGGACACGGTTTATACGGGTTTGCTAGATACCTCACGCAGTTCGGCCAATTCGGCGGGAAGCACCCGTATTGCCGATTTTTCTTCACTAAAAAAAGAGGGAATCTTTGTGCTGTGCATTCCGGGTCTGGGAAAATCTTATCCTTTTGAGATCCGGGGAGAAGTTCACCGGGAGATTGCAAAAGCTTCGCTGAAAGGTTTTTATTTTCAGCGGACGGCTACTACGCTCCTTCCTGAACACGCCGGCAAGTGGGCCCGGGCGGGCGGGCATCCCGATACTGCCGTACTGATACATGGGGCCTCAGCGTCTTCGCAGCGCCCGGAAGGTTTGGTAATCTCCGCGCCGGGGGGTTGGTATGATGCAGGAGATTATAATAAATACATGGTTAACTCCGGAATTACCGTGGGTACCTTGCTCTCTCTTTATGAAGATTTTCCGGAATATTTCATAAAACAAAATCTTGATATTCCCGAAAGCGCAAATAGCATTCCCGACCTGCTCGATGAAGTTCTATGGAATCTTCGCTGGATGCTGAGTATGCAGGATCCCCACGATGGCGGGGTATATCATAAGCTGACTGCAGCGGATTTTGAAGGTATGGTCATGCCCGAAACCGCTGTTTCCAAAAGATACGTGGTACAGAAAAGCACGGCAGCATCCCTTGATTTCTCGGCGGTGATGGCCCAGGCGGCCCGCATATTCAGCGATATGGAGCAAGAGTTGCCCGGTCTTTCTGACTCCTGCCTTAATGCCGCTGTAAAGGCCTGGGAATGGGCGCTGGAAAACCCGGACAGCATTTATAACCAGGAAGAAATGAACCGGAAGTATGATCCTGACGTGCATACCGGAGCATATGGCGACCGTTATCCGGAAGATGAATTTATCTGGGCCGCGGCTGAACTGTTCATTAGCACGGGGGAGGAAAAGTATTATACCATTATAGAGATGTTTCCGGATGACGAGCTGCCGCTTCCCAGCTGGAGTCAGGTACGCCTCCTAGGGTACTACTCACTGCTGCGCTGGGAAAAAAAGTTATCGCCGGTGGTAAAGAAGGATATTACGAAATTAAAGAATCGCCTGACGCGGCTGGCCGGCAAATGGATTGCCCAGGCGGCCGCCCAGCCTTATGGTACCGTAATGGGATGTTCAGCAGACGATTTTGCCTGGGGGAGTAACGCTGTGGCAGCTAACCAGGGCATTTTACTGATCCAGGCATATCGCGCAGACCCTGACAAGAAATACCTGGAGTACGCACTTGCTAACCTGGATTATTTGCTGGGCAGGAATGCTACCGGCTACTCCTTTCTCACAGGATTCGGAGATAAAACGCCCATGCATCCTCATCATCGTCCTTCTGTCGCGGATGGTGTACCAGAGCCCGTTCCGGGACTGCTGGCAGGAGGGCCGAATGCGGGAATGCAGGATGGTTGTGATTATCCTTCAACCCTCCCCGGCCAGGCATATATTGATAGTGACTGTTCCTATGCTTCCAACGAAATAGCCATTAACTGGAATGCGCCTTTCGTTTACCTGGTTTCCGCCCTGGAGGCTATACTTCCCCTGGAGGAAGGCAAATCCTTCTGA
- a CDS encoding NUDIX hydrolase, giving the protein MLRYSGQQRLLLAADCIIFGFDGRDIKLLLIQRGFKPALGKWSLMGGFVRKEESADEAANRILRQLTGLEGVYLEQLHTFSVPDRDPVERTVSVTYFALIDINKYQQQLSDEYHAEWFHLNDIPELIFDHRQMVDVARKRVQYKATLHPLLFELLPEKFTIPQLMHLYEGIYDTTFDKRNFSRKLLSTGLLIKQNEKDKSGSRKGAFYYVLDRQRYARSQQSFLHFIPNPDHLLRNGQASSLVKERKS; this is encoded by the coding sequence ATGCTAAGGTATTCCGGACAACAAAGGCTGCTGCTGGCAGCAGACTGCATTATTTTTGGATTTGACGGCAGGGACATTAAATTGCTGCTTATACAACGCGGGTTCAAACCGGCCCTGGGCAAATGGAGCCTTATGGGAGGTTTTGTAAGGAAAGAAGAAAGCGCGGATGAAGCGGCTAACAGGATCCTGCGGCAATTGACCGGGCTGGAAGGAGTTTACCTGGAACAGCTTCATACATTCAGCGTGCCGGACCGGGACCCGGTTGAAAGAACGGTAAGCGTAACCTATTTCGCGCTTATCGACATTAATAAATACCAGCAGCAGCTAAGTGACGAGTATCATGCCGAATGGTTTCACCTTAACGATATCCCCGAACTGATATTTGATCACCGGCAAATGGTGGATGTGGCGCGCAAAAGGGTTCAGTACAAAGCCACGCTTCATCCTCTCTTATTTGAACTGCTGCCGGAAAAATTTACCATCCCCCAGCTGATGCACCTTTATGAGGGGATTTATGATACTACCTTTGATAAGCGGAATTTCAGCCGCAAGCTGTTATCCACCGGTTTACTCATTAAACAAAACGAAAAGGACAAGAGCGGCTCCAGGAAAGGTGCTTTTTATTACGTACTGGACCGGCAGCGATACGCCCGCAGCCAGCAGTCTTTCCTCCATTTTATACCCAATCCCGACCACTTGCTTCGTAACGGCCAGGCCTCTTCTCTTGTAAAAGAGCGTAAGTCCTGA